The Sesamum indicum cultivar Zhongzhi No. 13 linkage group LG1, S_indicum_v1.0, whole genome shotgun sequence genome includes a window with the following:
- the LOC105172304 gene encoding GATA transcription factor 12, which translates to METTNADYFYSAQSTAEKRPSDGKNGDHFIIEDLLDFPTDDNLVSAVDTGLMAVSSTDSSTVTAVDTSCNSSFSAVSTAEPHFHPADIGGPRCSVGANFSSELCVPYDDLAELEWLSNFVDESFSSEDLQKLQLIQGMKARTDEASADYQYQFQPETTHPGPLLPPETPVPAKARSKRSRTAPGNWTSRLLVVSPTPPAMSSSSESDVTAVKKAAKPGVQKKREGPETASPGGEGRKCLHCATDKTPQWRTGPMGPKTLCNACGVRYKSGRLVPEYRPAASPTFVLTKHSNSHRKVLELRRQKEMLRAQQQQQQQFLHHHHHHHHQAVMFDVSNGDDYLIHQHIGPDFRQLI; encoded by the exons ATGGAAACCACCAATGCGGACTACTTCTACAGCGCCCAATCCACAGCGGAGAAACGGCCCTCCGACGGGAAAAATGGCGACCATTTCATCATTGAAGACCTCCTCGACTTCCCTACCGACGACAACTTGGTGTCGGCCGTCGACACCGGCCTCATGGCCGTGTCCTCCACCGACTCCTCCACCGTCACTGCGGTCGACACCTCATGCAATTCCTCCTTCTCCGCCGTCAGCACGGCTGAGCCGCATTTCCACCCTGCCGACATCGGCGGGCCCCGTTGCTCCGTCGGTGCCAACTTCTCCAGTGAACTCTGTGTCCCG TACGATGATTTGGCTGAGCTAGAATGGCTGTCGAATTTCGTGGATGAATCATTTTCCAGTGAAGATCTGCAGAAGCTGCAGCTGATACAAGGAATGAAGGCCCGAACCGACGAAGCTTCGGCCGATTACCAATATCAATTCCAGCCCGAAACCACCCATCCGGGTCCCTTGCTTCCACCGGAGACGCCGGTCCCCGCCAAGGCCCGCAGCAAGCGCTCACGCACCGCTCCAGGGAACTGGACATCACGCCTTCTCGTGGTGTCCCCAACGCCACCCGCCATGTCATCATCGTCGGAATCTGACGTCACCGCGGTGAAGAAGGCGGCCAAGCCGGGTGTGCAGAAGAAACGGGAAGGGCCCGAGACTGCATCCCCTGGTGGGGAGGGGCGGAAGTGCCTCCATTGCGCCACCGACAAGACGCCGCAGTGGCGGACAGGGCCCATGGGCCCGAAGACCCTGTGCAATGCGTGTGGCGTGAGGTACAAATCAGGACGGCTTGTGCCCGAATACCGGCCCGCAGCGAGCCCGACGTTTGTCCTGACGAAGCATTCCAACTCACATAGGAAAGTTCTTGAGCTGAGAAGGCAGAAGGAAATGCTACGAGcccagcagcagcagcagcaacaatTCCTGCAccaccatcaccaccaccaccatcaggCCGTGATGTTTGATGTATCAAACGGCGATGATTACTTGATTCATCAACATATCGGGCCCGATTTTAGGCAGCTGATTTAG